The following proteins are encoded in a genomic region of Salvelinus namaycush isolate Seneca chromosome 12, SaNama_1.0, whole genome shotgun sequence:
- the LOC120056885 gene encoding E3 ubiquitin-protein ligase RNF14-like isoform X2, which produces MSEDQAAQKDELLALGSIYDEEEFHGAESAPGGEIQLCLELPPNFKLIVKGDKQTEYDVSFLPPLVLNFELPADYPSSSSPVYTLSSKWLSRDQMTSLCKRLDELWGENQGCVVLYKWIQFLKEEAFAFLDVKSPLEVVKAGMVPVDAKRSKAGVKRAGTIIGEEDKLESLLELDPRAVLVVDPRTDILPQLLDFDEAHRQKEFDGKAFCCSICFMEKLGSSCLCFKGCQHVYCKACMTEYFGIQIRDGNVQCLNCPEPKCTSLAMPSQVKLLVGEELFTRYDRLLLKSSLDLMADVVYCPRQSCCQAVMVEQDTTMGICPSCQYAFCTLCKRGYHGLSHCKVTADELRGLRDEYISASAEGKKFMEQRFGKRVIQRAVEESFSRDWLYENCKGCPRCGTNIQAVPGCGY; this is translated from the exons ATGTCGGAGGACCAGGCAGCGCAGAAGGATGAGCTGCTTGCTCTAGGGAGTATTTACGACGAAGAGGAGTTTCACGGAGCTGAATCGGCACCAGGCGGAGAAATACAACTATGCCTTGAACTTCCTCCTAATTTCAAGTTGATAGTCAAAG GAGACAAGCAGACAGAATATGACGTATCTTTCCTACCTCCCCTGGTGCTTAACTTTGAACTTCCTGCCGACTACCCTTCCTCCTCATCTCCGGTCTATACACTAAGTTCCAAATGGCTGTCAAGGGACCAG ATGACTTCTCTCTGCAAGCGTCTGGATGAGCTGTGGGGGGAGAACCAGGGCTGTGTTGTCCTCTACAAATGGATCCAGTTCCTCAAGGAGGAGGCGTTTGCCTTCCTGGATGTCAAGTCTCCGCTAGAGGTTGTTAAGGCAGGCATGGTTCCGGTTGACGCGAAGAGAAGCAAGGCTGGCGTGAAGCGGGCGGGGACTATAATCGGGGAGGAAGACAAACTGGAGTCTCTGCTGGAGCTGGACCCCCGTGCTGTGCTGGTGGTGGACCCCCGTACTGATATCCTACCTCAGCTACTGGACTTTGACGAAGCTCACAGGCAGAAGGAGTTTGACGGCAAGGCGTTCTGCTGTAGCATCTGCTTCATGGAGAAGCTGGGCTCGAGCTGCCTGTGCTTCAAGGGATGCCAGCACGTGTATTGCAAGGCTTGCATGACAGAGTACTTCGGGATTCAGATCCGCGACGGCAACGTTCAGTGTCTTAACTGCCCCGAGCCCAAGTGCACCTCCTTGGCTATGCCCTCACAG GTCAAGCTCCTTGTCGGGGAGGAGTTGTTTACTCGTTATGACCGTCTCCTGCTTAAGTCCAGCCTGGACCTGATGGCTGATGTGGTGTACTGCCCTCGCCAGTCATGCTGCCAGGCTGTGATGGTGGAGCAAGACACCACCATGGGCATCTGCCCTTCCTGTCAGTACGCCTTCTGCACCCTCTGCAAACGTGGATACCACGGCCTGTCCCACTGCAAGGTCACAGCAG ATGAGCTGCGAGGCCTAAGGGATGAGTATATCTCTGCCAGTGCCGAGGGGAAGAAGTTCATGGAGCAGCGTTTTGGGAAGCGGGTTATCCAGCGTGCTGTGGAGGAGTCCTTCAGCAGGGACTGGCTCTATGAGAACTGTAAAGGCTGCCCGCGCTGTGGCACGAACATACAG GCTGTTCCAGGGTGTGGATATTGA
- the LOC120056885 gene encoding E3 ubiquitin-protein ligase RNF14-like isoform X3 encodes MSEDQAAQKDELLALGSIYDEEEFHGAESAPGGEIQLCLELPPNFKLIVKGDKQTEYDVSFLPPLVLNFELPADYPSSSSPVYTLSSKWLSRDQMTSLCKRLDELWGENQGCVVLYKWIQFLKEEAFAFLDVKSPLEVVKAGMVPVDAKRSKAGVKRAGTIIGEEDKLESLLELDPRAVLVVDPRTDILPQLLDFDEAHRQKEFDGKAFCCSICFMEKLGSSCLCFKGCQHVYCKACMTEYFGIQIRDGNVQCLNCPEPKCTSLAMPSQVKLLVGEELFTRYDRLLLKSSLDLMADVVYCPRQSCCQAVMVEQDTTMGICPSCQYAFCTLCKRGYHGLSHCKVTADELRGLRDEYISASAEGKKFMEQRFGKRVIQRAVEESFSRDWLYENCKGCPRCGTNIQKVDGCNKMTCTSCKQYFCWLCLGQLTRVNPYSHFNNPSPPCYNQLFQGVDIDEDDALSDEED; translated from the exons ATGTCGGAGGACCAGGCAGCGCAGAAGGATGAGCTGCTTGCTCTAGGGAGTATTTACGACGAAGAGGAGTTTCACGGAGCTGAATCGGCACCAGGCGGAGAAATACAACTATGCCTTGAACTTCCTCCTAATTTCAAGTTGATAGTCAAAG GAGACAAGCAGACAGAATATGACGTATCTTTCCTACCTCCCCTGGTGCTTAACTTTGAACTTCCTGCCGACTACCCTTCCTCCTCATCTCCGGTCTATACACTAAGTTCCAAATGGCTGTCAAGGGACCAG ATGACTTCTCTCTGCAAGCGTCTGGATGAGCTGTGGGGGGAGAACCAGGGCTGTGTTGTCCTCTACAAATGGATCCAGTTCCTCAAGGAGGAGGCGTTTGCCTTCCTGGATGTCAAGTCTCCGCTAGAGGTTGTTAAGGCAGGCATGGTTCCGGTTGACGCGAAGAGAAGCAAGGCTGGCGTGAAGCGGGCGGGGACTATAATCGGGGAGGAAGACAAACTGGAGTCTCTGCTGGAGCTGGACCCCCGTGCTGTGCTGGTGGTGGACCCCCGTACTGATATCCTACCTCAGCTACTGGACTTTGACGAAGCTCACAGGCAGAAGGAGTTTGACGGCAAGGCGTTCTGCTGTAGCATCTGCTTCATGGAGAAGCTGGGCTCGAGCTGCCTGTGCTTCAAGGGATGCCAGCACGTGTATTGCAAGGCTTGCATGACAGAGTACTTCGGGATTCAGATCCGCGACGGCAACGTTCAGTGTCTTAACTGCCCCGAGCCCAAGTGCACCTCCTTGGCTATGCCCTCACAG GTCAAGCTCCTTGTCGGGGAGGAGTTGTTTACTCGTTATGACCGTCTCCTGCTTAAGTCCAGCCTGGACCTGATGGCTGATGTGGTGTACTGCCCTCGCCAGTCATGCTGCCAGGCTGTGATGGTGGAGCAAGACACCACCATGGGCATCTGCCCTTCCTGTCAGTACGCCTTCTGCACCCTCTGCAAACGTGGATACCACGGCCTGTCCCACTGCAAGGTCACAGCAG ATGAGCTGCGAGGCCTAAGGGATGAGTATATCTCTGCCAGTGCCGAGGGGAAGAAGTTCATGGAGCAGCGTTTTGGGAAGCGGGTTATCCAGCGTGCTGTGGAGGAGTCCTTCAGCAGGGACTGGCTCTATGAGAACTGTAAAGGCTGCCCGCGCTGTGGCACGAACATACAG AAGGTAGATGGCTGCAATAAGATGACTTGCACCTCGTGTAAGCAGTACTTCTGCTGGCTGTGTCTGGGCCAGCTCACACGTGTCAACCCCTACAGCCACTTCAATAACCCCTCCCCGCCTTGCTACAACCA GCTGTTCCAGGGTGTGGATATTGATGAAGATGATGCCTTGAGTGATGAAGAGGACTGA
- the LOC120056885 gene encoding E3 ubiquitin-protein ligase RNF14-like isoform X1 codes for MSEDQAAQKDELLALGSIYDEEEFHGAESAPGGEIQLCLELPPNFKLIVKGDKQTEYDVSFLPPLVLNFELPADYPSSSSPVYTLSSKWLSRDQMTSLCKRLDELWGENQGCVVLYKWIQFLKEEAFAFLDVKSPLEVVKAGMVPVDAKRSKAGVKRAGTIIGEEDKLESLLELDPRAVLVVDPRTDILPQLLDFDEAHRQKEFDGKAFCCSICFMEKLGSSCLCFKGCQHVYCKACMTEYFGIQIRDGNVQCLNCPEPKCTSLAMPSQVKLLVGEELFTRYDRLLLKSSLDLMADVVYCPRQSCCQAVMVEQDTTMGICPSCQYAFCTLCKRGYHGLSHCKVTADELRGLRDEYISASAEGKKFMEQRFGKRVIQRAVEESFSRDWLYENCKGCPRCGTNIQFPAAWFRRFQQRGLGVSSSVV; via the exons ATGTCGGAGGACCAGGCAGCGCAGAAGGATGAGCTGCTTGCTCTAGGGAGTATTTACGACGAAGAGGAGTTTCACGGAGCTGAATCGGCACCAGGCGGAGAAATACAACTATGCCTTGAACTTCCTCCTAATTTCAAGTTGATAGTCAAAG GAGACAAGCAGACAGAATATGACGTATCTTTCCTACCTCCCCTGGTGCTTAACTTTGAACTTCCTGCCGACTACCCTTCCTCCTCATCTCCGGTCTATACACTAAGTTCCAAATGGCTGTCAAGGGACCAG ATGACTTCTCTCTGCAAGCGTCTGGATGAGCTGTGGGGGGAGAACCAGGGCTGTGTTGTCCTCTACAAATGGATCCAGTTCCTCAAGGAGGAGGCGTTTGCCTTCCTGGATGTCAAGTCTCCGCTAGAGGTTGTTAAGGCAGGCATGGTTCCGGTTGACGCGAAGAGAAGCAAGGCTGGCGTGAAGCGGGCGGGGACTATAATCGGGGAGGAAGACAAACTGGAGTCTCTGCTGGAGCTGGACCCCCGTGCTGTGCTGGTGGTGGACCCCCGTACTGATATCCTACCTCAGCTACTGGACTTTGACGAAGCTCACAGGCAGAAGGAGTTTGACGGCAAGGCGTTCTGCTGTAGCATCTGCTTCATGGAGAAGCTGGGCTCGAGCTGCCTGTGCTTCAAGGGATGCCAGCACGTGTATTGCAAGGCTTGCATGACAGAGTACTTCGGGATTCAGATCCGCGACGGCAACGTTCAGTGTCTTAACTGCCCCGAGCCCAAGTGCACCTCCTTGGCTATGCCCTCACAG GTCAAGCTCCTTGTCGGGGAGGAGTTGTTTACTCGTTATGACCGTCTCCTGCTTAAGTCCAGCCTGGACCTGATGGCTGATGTGGTGTACTGCCCTCGCCAGTCATGCTGCCAGGCTGTGATGGTGGAGCAAGACACCACCATGGGCATCTGCCCTTCCTGTCAGTACGCCTTCTGCACCCTCTGCAAACGTGGATACCACGGCCTGTCCCACTGCAAGGTCACAGCAG ATGAGCTGCGAGGCCTAAGGGATGAGTATATCTCTGCCAGTGCCGAGGGGAAGAAGTTCATGGAGCAGCGTTTTGGGAAGCGGGTTATCCAGCGTGCTGTGGAGGAGTCCTTCAGCAGGGACTGGCTCTATGAGAACTGTAAAGGCTGCCCGCGCTGTGGCACGAACATACAG TTTCCAGCAGCGTGGTTTAGGCGTTTCCAGCAGCGTGGTTTAGGAGTTTCCAGCAGTGTGGTTTAG